The Methylococcus sp. Mc7 genomic sequence ATTCAAGACAGTTGAAAGACTGTGGAAGGCGGTTTCCTTAAGTTGGAAAGATTGGAAATAGCCACCAGCCGTTCGCCACTTTATGGGATTTGCGCATCTGGCGGCTATTTTTTTGGGGCCGACAACTTACTGACTTTGCGCTGATTTGTTTTACAAGACGGCTTCTCAATGACAAAATTCTCTCGTATAGCGGTTCTTTCGAGGCACCAAATAGTCTGACAGGGTCGAATTGGATGCCCACATAGCGAGTAGTTTCTGGATCGCGCCCTATCCAAAAGCCAAATACTCCGCTAAATAGGGTGTCTCCGATTAAGAACATTGGGCAAAATGCTGAAAACGACGGGGACGATCCCATATAATATCAGCGTCACTTTTGTGCTGATAAGCGAAAAACCGATAGCGAAGGCATAAATTCCGATGGGGATAGCGATTAGCTTTGCTACAGCGTTTACACGGAATGGATCAAGCTCCGGTGCAATTAATCGATGGTTGTTGGTGGCATATCTCCACATCATAAGCAGCAGCAGCCTTGTCACAACAACATTTACACCGTAGATGACAACGGCAAGCTCCTGATCGCCATACTCACCGATAAGTGCTGTTGGGAACGGCACGAACGTCACTGATGACAGGAAAAATATATTTAGCCACAGCAACGTTCTGTCCGAGCGCTCGACATGATGAAACACATGATGGTGCGCAACCCAATATACCCCCACAATGATAAAGCTGAGTGCATAGCTCAGCAATTTGGGTGATAGTTCGATCAGACGTGGTCCTAATTGGTCAGCTACCAGGTCGTCAGCAATTTGAGGCACTTTAAGGTCAATGACCAACAAGGTGATGACAATGGCAAATACCCCATCGCTGAATGCTTCGATCCGCCCGGTGGTAAGCCCGCTGAGCGAATATTCAGCTATCTTCTGTGGTTCTTGGGAGTGAGGCATCTTGGGATATTCCATTCCAATCTACATTTTACTTTAAGCATTTCAAGAGGTTCGGAAAAATATTAAGACACTGCTGCCAGGTAGGAAAATTGACCGAGTATCCAGCCTCCCCAAACTACGCCGGCGATCAGCGCCGATTCTAGCACCTACGCCACGGGCGTTTCGCTTGTCCTTCATAACAAATCATATTGCACGGTAACGGGAACAACGCGCCTTCCGGCTGTTCGGCCGCGTCGATGAAGCAGGGAAGCATTCCAGCCAGGAAAGTTGGAAACATAAAAAGATAATATTCGCGCGGAGAAAAACCCATGTCGGCAGCCAGGGCGGCGGCGACACCGCCGTAGTTCAAATACAGCCGCGTGCGGCAGGCGAGCAGCACCTGCTCGGCTGCAAAGGCCAATCGCAGATAGGAACCATCGGCCAAGCCGAGTTCGCGGGCCAGTGACAAGATGGGGACCAGGCGCTCGTCTGCGCTGGTCAGCGGCCGGCCGTAGCCGCCGATGCGGCGGCATTCGGCCAGCTCCCTACGGCAATACTCCTCCATGGAACCGCCCGAATCCACATGCCGTCGCAGCCGCATTAAAAAGTCGATGGTCCGGATACCGATGCCGTGCCCGTAGATCGATGCCTCGGAAACGGCCAACGCTGCCGCCACCCCGAGCGTTCCTGTGCTGCGGGCACTGCCGGCCAGGGCGGCGATCCGGTTGTTCCAGATACGGGCGTCCGGGTAGCTCGTGTAAATCCACAGCCCCTCCATGAGGCGCAACTGCTCCGGCGAGAAACGCCGCCCCGTGATGGTAAGCGTCCGGCCGAGCGCATTCTTTCGCGGCCTTAGCGCGAGGCACAGTATCGCCGGATTCCTACAGAGGAGGATATGGCGATGACGAGGCAAGAGCGTGAAGTTTTTGGCTGGGGCTGTTGGAACAGCAGGCGGCGAGCGGATTGTCGGCGCGGGCTTGGTGCGTTCAAAAGGCGATTGGCTATGCGACGTTCAT encodes the following:
- a CDS encoding TMEM175 family protein, which codes for MPHSQEPQKIAEYSLSGLTTGRIEAFSDGVFAIVITLLVIDLKVPQIADDLVADQLGPRLIELSPKLLSYALSFIIVGVYWVAHHHVFHHVERSDRTLLWLNIFFLSSVTFVPFPTALIGEYGDQELAVVIYGVNVVVTRLLLLMMWRYATNNHRLIAPELDPFRVNAVAKLIAIPIGIYAFAIGFSLISTKVTLILYGIVPVVFSILPNVLNRRHPI
- a CDS encoding citryl-CoA lyase; this translates as MEGLWIYTSYPDARIWNNRIAALAGSARSTGTLGVAAALAVSEASIYGHGIGIRTIDFLMRLRRHVDSGGSMEEYCRRELAECRRIGGYGRPLTSADERLVPILSLARELGLADGSYLRLAFAAEQVLLACRTRLYLNYGGVAAALAADMGFSPREYYLFMFPTFLAGMLPCFIDAAEQPEGALFPLPCNMICYEGQAKRPWRRC